The genomic stretch gagaggcagagacacaggcagagggagaagcaggcatcatacagagagcccgacgacgtgggactcgatccagggtctccaggatcacgccctgggctgaaggcggcgctaaaccgctgcgccaccggggctgcgcGGAACCTGCTATTCCGGTCAGTCTTGTCAATCTCTCCCTACTCGTATCTCGGGCTCCTTCATTGTCACCAGTCTCTAAAAAGTTCCAGGTCTTTCTCGTTATTTCTCCCCACCTCAGGGGTTGGCTGCCCTTAACAATGACCACAAACTGCGTGgcttaagaaaaacagaaactgattctctcacagttccggaggccagaagtcccaagtcaaggtgtcagcagggccgcAGTCCCTCTGAAGACTCCAGGAGAGGATCCTTCCCTGCATCTcgcagcttctggtggctcctgaTGTTCCTTGACTTGTGGCTGAATCACGCCagccagtctctgcctctgtcgtCACACTGTCATCTCGAatccccctctgcctttctctcataAGGTCGCTTGTCATTGGACAAGCCAGATACTGAGTGCAGGATGATCCGATTTCATGGTCATACCTCAGCTACACctgcaaagacctttttttttctttttttttttctcctagattaGGTCCTACTCAGGTTCTGGGCACCTTTTTGGGGGGTTTGGATGAGTCACTTCCATCTCTGTCCAGCCTCAGTGTTCTATCTGTATAATGGGGCTCATCCTAACCCCACCACCTCCTGGGGCCACTTTGATGGTTGAAGCAAAAGCCTATAGAGCACCTGGCACCTAGGAAATACTGATCAGCACGGTGCCCTTTCTTCCTGATTTATTTCTCCACCAGAGCGGGGTCCCTCCACCACTCTTCCTCAATATGCTCCCCGCTTCTCCTCACAGATGCCTCCATCATGTTTTCTCTCATCCCTCTTTGCTCTGTTTCCCTCCCTTGCCCCACCACTTCCTGTAGAACTCTGGGCAGGTCAGCTATGCCCTCTGAcacttggtttcctcatctgtaaaacgggatAACAGTCTCTCCCTCATCAGAAGATGACACGCGTGAGTTCACAGAGAGTGCTCCAACTTTGCCTGGTATACACTGGGTCGTTTACGTGCCGGCTTTTATTACTGTAATTAATAATGATCATAATGATGTTATTGCTGCTGTTTTCTTTGTCTGGCctctttttcctgtttccatGGTGCCTCCCTCTCCAAATGTTACTGCATTTCTGAATAAGTGTCCCACTGACCTGTAAGCATCATGGGTCTGTAAGGGCTCATCTCTCCCcattgttctgtctccctcttctcccccaactgtgatttttttaaaaaagtaaaatcttgaggggcacctgggtggctcagttgttgagcgtctgccttcagcccaggttgtgatcccaaagtcctgggatcaggtctgcatcaggctttctgcagggagcctgcttctctctctgcctatgtctctgcctctctctgtgtgtctctcatgaataaataaataaaatcttttagaaaaggtaaaatcttgatttttttcatatttatttatttatttgagagagagagagcatggtgagGGAAGGGGGCATGGGCgagggagaaatagagagagaatcccaagatgACTTTCCATTGAGCATGGACCCCAATACGGGGCtcgatggggggcttgatcccaagaccttgagatcatgaccctagcagaaaccaagagtagggTGCTCGACCGACTGcgccccccaggccccctccccacctgtgATGGTTTTAAAACAAGCCCACAAATTCTCTGATAACTCTTCTCTTCAAGAGGAGGAGCCTAATGGCTTTCCCTTTGACTGTGAGCTATACTTAGTGACTCACTTCTGAGgaagagaataaaacagaagtaACAGTGTGTGACTGGAGATTAGGTCATACaagacatctctctctctctctcttttttttaatttttatttatttatgatagtcacagagagagagagagagagagagagagagaggcagagacataggcagagggagaagcaggctccatgcaccaggagcccgatgtgggactcgatcccgatcccgggtctccaggatcgtgccctgggccaaaggcaggcgccaaaccgctgcgccacccagggatccctccctctccctctctctctctctctaaccagTCACTCTGGGGAAGTCAGCAGCCATACTGTGAGGTCACACCAGTGCCCCTATAGCCCTCAAGAGAGGCACAGTGATGAGGAGCTGAGGCTTCCTAGTGACCATCACGTAGGTCAGCTCAGAAGTGACTGCCCACCCCCAGCTGAACCTTCAGATGACTGCACCCTGGCCTAGGGCCCAACTGGACCCTCATGAGAGGCCCCAAGCCGAACACCCCAGCTAAGCCACTCCCAAACTCCAAATACTTAGACACCTGTTTGTTTCTCAAAGCCACTGAGTTTGGGGGTAATTTGCTATGCGGCAATGGCTAAGTAACAAATTACCTTTCTTGTgttttctgtctccatttcttttttttttttttttaagattttatttatttattcatgatagacacacacagagagagagagagagagagagagagaggcagagacacaggcagagggagaagcaggctccatgccaagagctcgatgcaggactcgatccagggactccaggatcttgccctgggccaaaggcaggcgctaaaccgctgagccacccagggatccccaatctctccatttctgattctctttgtgtgtctctgtccCCTCCATCTCTAGGGCCTCTGAATGTCTGTTCTCAATTCTCTATCTGAATGCCTGTCTTCCTGACTCTACTCTCTGCCTTGATGTCACTTGGTCTGTTTctgggcctccctccctctctctgggtctgggGTCTCTGCCATCTGCCCCTCTCtggtgatctctctttctctgcatgaGCAACTCTACTCAGAggtgggcgtgtgtgtgtgtgtgtgtgtgtgtgtgtgtgtgtgtgtgtctgcctctttctctgtctctctttggcatttgctgtctctctctgtctttggatCTCTTTTGggcttctgtctctctccactcccacccccaacccccttgCCTGCCAGCTTGTTCTTCCATCTCTGACCAGCTGGGTGGGTGTCTTTGCTGCTATGGCTTAAGTGTGTGTCTCTGTAGTTCTCTCCGCCTCCATcagtatatatatttctctcactctacctgtatctctgtgtgtgtgtgtctctgtctctctctccttctccccctttccctaCCCCCcatctccagcaggctccctccctccaTGTCACCCCGTATCCGTCTCAGGCTTCCTTTCCATGCTAAGCCTCTGCAGTTCTCCGACCTCACCTCCGGCTCTCGCCTCGGCCTCCCCGGCTCCTCCTCCCGGCTCGGTCCCTCTCcaggtctctgcctccccctcctggTCAGCTGCGCGCACCGCACCCCGGTCTCCCAGGGGGATCCCTCGGCCGGGTTAAGGCAGCCCCCAGCCGAGGCCCACTGGAGCCTTTGGCGGGGGCTGCAGGCCCCGGTGCAGGTTCCAACCCGAGTCCCCACGAGCTGGGGGACCCCGGATCCTCCGGCGCCCGCGGCCCCGAGCACCGAGACTTCGGAGGACTCTCCCAGCTCCACCTTAAGcgcccccccttcccccttctgCGGAGGATGGGAACTGCCAGCTTCGGGCCCCAGGTGTCCgggccacctcccacccccatccccacccccacgcccctGGCCCCGGCACAGCTGGAAGCTGGGGATCAGCTCCTAGCGACCCCTCCATCCTGCCCCCTGggcaccccctacacacacacacacacacacacacacacacacacacacaccccagtccGAGGAGTGTTTGCTGCTGTGAGATCACCCGCCCCCccaacaacaacgacaaaaaaattaaataacacccagagagagatcagagagggagggggaggagggagcagggacgAAGGAAGAGAGAGACGAGAAACaggagaggcagaagaggaggaggtggggagactgGGCGAGAAAGAAGCTGGAGACGAGGGAGAccgagaggaggagagagaagcaggatggaGACATGGGGTTAGGTGGCTCAGGGGAgctgggagaaaagagagagaagagggggtgTGGATTAGAAGCCAGGAGGTAACCCCGGGGAgaagcaggaggcagagagaggagtagGAAgatccagagggagagggagattggAAGGTTGGGGAAACCAGGAGCGAAAGGAGGAAAGGCACAGAGAGCAGATCTGGGGGGGTCTCCGTCCCCACTGCCTCAGTGTTTGGGGAACGGGACTCCCTgtagggaggagaggcaggctggaAGTCCTGGAAGGAGAGGGTCCCACAGAGGGGGTTAGGAGGAGCTGAGACGGGGGGGGGGCCAGGACATTGGGAAGGAGTCGCTCAGACCTCCCCAGGATGGGGGCTGCCGCTCGTCTGAGCGCCCCTCGAGCGCTGGTACTCTGGGCCGCACTGGGGGCGGCAGGtaaggcctggggtgggggggtggttggGGCAGGAACCCCTGAGGgagcggtgggggtggggtgccaaGGAGAGGGGTTCAGGCTGCTCTCTCCCCAGCTCACATTGGACCTGCTCCTGACCCCGAGGACTGGTGGAGCTACAAGGATAATCTCCAGGGAAACTTCGTGCCAGGTGCAGCCAGGGTGGGGACCCAGGAGTCGGGGCTGTCGGGTGCCTCCTTCCTCAGACCCAAGAGTCCCagccccttcctttcttcctccctccctccagagtGGGGCCCAGCCTGTGAACCCCAGCGGCTCACCATGGGACATTATTTATGCGCATTTCAAGTAGTGAGTGGGAGTGAGTGGAAGGAAGGAGTGTGGGGGAGCAAGAGAGTGTGAGTGCGGGTTTGCAGGGAAGTAGGCAGGTAGGACTGGCTGCTGCTGGCAACCAGAGGTTCCGTGGCCGGGTCCCCAGCCTTGGCCAGCCCTCTCTTGCAACTCCTCTTCCCAATACATTCATTATCCAGCTGTGGGACAAGGGAGACTGAAAGAACTACAACTCCCATGGGCTctgaggcaggcaggcagtggATGGGTAGGCTGGCTGTCCTCAGGCCTGCTGGGAGTTGTAGTTCCTTTTTCCCAATGACTTAATTGAAGACAGATTTGAGCAAGGAGGGTGCTAGATGGTCTTTGGAAACTCCTCCAAGATCTTCTACGGCCCAAGGTTCTGGatcccagccccctcctccctcagacccaggagtccccatcccctgcccttcctctcctgAGATCCGGGACCCCAAAACACAGCCTTTTCAGGGGTTCCCAGTTTGGGGATCCAGTCCCTGTTTCTGactccctttcctccctgcccTACTCCTGCCTCCAGGGCCTCCCTTCTGGGGCCTAGTGAATGCAGCCTGGAGTCTTTGTGCTGTGGGGAAGCGACAGAGCCCCGTGGATGTGGAGCTGAAGAGGGTCCTTTACGACCCCTTTCTGCCTCCACTGAGACTGAGCACTGGGGGAGAGAAGGTAAGGCGCCTGGTGGGAGGGGTCACCGAATCCCCTAGGGGTgggcatgagtgggggtggggtgttgAGGTGGCAGGCCCGCCTAGGGCACAGAGGGGTGCACACTGGGTGGAAAGGAGGCTGCTTAGACTCTAAAAGGGATCACCTGTTCTTCCCTCCCCCAAACATGGCTCCCTCGTTTTTCCCATGTTGGCAAAAGCAATGGTAACACAGACTGTTCCCCGTGCCAGGTGCAGTTTTAAAAGCTTGATAATCTTGATAATCTTGCTAATTCTCCCAACCACCCTATGAGGTGAATGCGattattcactttattttaagGATGCAGAAACTGTGGCACAGAGAGATTGAGGtacttgtctgaggtcacacagctagagtGCCAGcactgggattcaaacccaggcggTGTGGTCCTAGCATCCATGCTCTTGCCCACTTTGTAATACCATTTCCTTTAAGAGCTGGGACCACTCTTCATTCAGCTGCCCCCACCAAAAGCCAGGGAGCTATTCCCAACCTGTTCTTGCCCTCATTCCCATGGCTAGTCTGGGCCCTTTTTAGTCTCCCTGCTAAATATCATTTAGATCTTTTCAGTTTGTGTCTTCTCTGCTGCCCCCACCATCACCTTGCATCTGGACTGGTGCCATAGCTTGCTAGCTGGCCTGGTTCTCTGCCTACTGCAATCCACTCTCTACCCCACAGCCAGAGAGATGTTTAAAAGCACAAATCAGATCACACCACTCTCCTGCTCAAAAACCTATTAGGATAAGTAACACTAGCAAACAGTTATACAGCAAGTACCACGTGCCCGGCACTGTGCCAAGTgtgagatatatagatatatactattatttaaataaaaatacaaaacatccCATCATTGCCCACAAGGCCGTGGACCATCTGGTTCCTATCACCTCTCCTTTGCTCACCAGGTACTGGTTCCACTGGCCCCTTCACTACTACTGAAACAGGCTACCTCAGGGCccttgcacttgctgtttcctcttcctggaatgcccttctccctgctcttTGCAACGAATTCCTACTTATCCTTTAAGTCTCCACTCAAACATCACTTTCTCACCAAGGCCTCTCCTCACCCTACCAACCCACACCCCAATCAAGGCTGGGTTTCCCATCATGCCTTCTCAGAGCTCTCAGTTCTTCCCCGCATAAGCATAAGATGTAATTAATTAAGCAGTTTCTTATATGATTCATTATTTATTGTCTGCCCTCTGCTCCATTAGGACACAAATATCATGAGGCCTGGGGTTTTTGTCTACTTGTTCATTGCTCTCTTCCTGGCATCCATGGCACACAGTagcagctcaataaatatttgttagtcGAATAAATTCACCGATATTGAGCACCTATATGGGCTAGAACAGAGCCTGGAAAGTCATTGGTGTTCAAATTATGCtgaattattaaataattgttGGAAGCAGGAAATGTACCAGTGAGACACAGGAGGGAAAAGATCTCTCTTTGTCCCTGTGACGGCTTCCACCTCTCCTGCAGCTCCGGGGAACACTGTACAACACCGGCCGCCATGTCTCCTTCCTGCCTGCGCCCCGGCCCGTGGTCAATGTGTCTGGGGGTCCCCTCCTCTATAGCCACCGACTCAGTGAACTGCGACTGCTATTTGGAGCACGTGACGGAGCTGGCTCTGAACACCAGATCAACCACCAGGGCTTCTCTGCTGAGGTGGTGGCCACTGGCCTCTGACCCTTGACCTCACCCTGAGTTGATCCAATTCCTCCCACCTCACCTTTCTCTTCATGTCTCACCCCCTCCTCCTTCACAGAACTGCCCCCCAAGCACTAATCTTTAATCTGACTTGGGACCCCAAGGTCCCAGAGCTGcaccccttctctcctccctttctgctGGGGGACCCCACTCTGTGCTCCCCTTCCAGGTGCAGCTCATCCACTTCAACCAAGAACTCTATGGGAACCTCAGCGCTGCCTCCCGGGGCCCCAATGGCCTGGCCATTCTCAGCCTCTTTGTCAATGTGAGCCCAGGCAAGATTGGGAGGGAGCAAGTGGCTGGGTGCCTGGAATTGGGTCTGGGGGAggtcctgggggaggaagggattGGGGTCCTGGACTTCTGGATTCCTACCTCCTCACCTTGTACCGCCACACAGGTGGCTGGCAGCTCAAACCCCTTCCTCAGCCGCCTCCTTAACCGTGACACCATCACCCGCATCTCCTACAAGAGTAAGTCCCTGGTGCATTGggctgttgggggtggggtggggtggtgggggtgggagggtaggaGGAGCAGTGTGTGCAGAGGAGAGGAGGTCAGGAGGGGTCTTGCTATTCACTCTAGCCCATTATTCCCGCAGATGATGCCTACTTTCTTCAAGACCTGAGCCTGGAGCTCCTGTTCCCCGAATCCTTTGGCTTCATCACTTATCAGGGGTCACTCAGCACCCCGCCCTGCTCAGAGACTGTCACCTGGATCCTCATTGACCGGGCCCTCAATATCACCTCCCTCCAGGTGACCCGCTGTCTGCCCCCTCCAGGCCGGCTAACCCATTCCCTGGCCTGGGCATTCCCCTCTAGGCCCTACCTACCCTCCTTCCTCCTTGCAGATCTGACTGCTAGGAGGCTCACACAACCtttgggggtgggctggggccaAGTAAGACCCCGCCCACCCgctccaggggcggggccgccTCTCTGACGATTCGCTAGGACCCTTCGTGATTCACTCTCAGTTTCCCACTCCCTTCCGCGGCAGATGCACTCCCTGAGACTCCTGAGCCAGAATCCTCCGTCCCAGATCTTCCAGAGCCTCAGCGGTAACGGCCGGCCCCTGCAGCCCTTGGCCCACAGGGCACTGAGGGGCAACAGGGACCCCCGGCACCCCGAGAGGCGCTGCCGAGGCCCCAACTACCGCCTGCATGGTATGCTCGggtctccaccaccaccaccccccccccgcacGTCTTGGTCTAACCCGCCTCTGTGTCTCCCCTTCTTTTCTCAATATGATACAGTCCTGCCCACCCCTTTGCCGTTTCTGTAAGGTCCAGCCTCCTGATCTCGCACTCGCTCTCCCTTCTACGTTTGTGTCAACATGGTACGGTCCACCTCCCCGCCACAGACCGTAGCTGGTCCGTGATTTGTCCCTCTTCACCGCTTGCAACTTGCAACTTGGTATATAACCCGAGATCCCTGGCTCCTCCCGCCCCACGGGCCGTGCTTTCCATTACTAGGGTTTTCCAAAGTGGTACAGCCCGGATCCTTTCCCGGTTTCCATGTGGTACGATCTCAAGCTGTTCCATAACCCGACACACACCCCCTTCCTGAAAATCAACGTGGTAcaacccccttccctctccactgCCTAGCCTGTGCGGTTCGACCCTGCGATCTCTGGGCCACCACTCTAGCTTCTCTGCGGGGTTTAGCCCtgacccctacccccacccccatgagtACCTTCCTGCAGTTCCGTGTGATGCTGAAGCTGGACGTCCCCATTCAaccctcctgctgcctcctgtTGGTTAAACCCAGCGCGGGTCCAGAACCTGACCCGTTTCCCCCAACTTCTCGACTTGGTACCTTCCGGCTTCCCCCTC from Canis aureus isolate CA01 chromosome 1, VMU_Caureus_v.1.0, whole genome shotgun sequence encodes the following:
- the CA11 gene encoding carbonic anhydrase-related protein 11; this encodes MGAAARLSAPRALVLWAALGAAAHIGPAPDPEDWWSYKDNLQGNFVPGPPFWGLVNAAWSLCAVGKRQSPVDVELKRVLYDPFLPPLRLSTGGEKLRGTLYNTGRHVSFLPAPRPVVNVSGGPLLYSHRLSELRLLFGARDGAGSEHQINHQGFSAEVQLIHFNQELYGNLSAASRGPNGLAILSLFVNVAGSSNPFLSRLLNRDTITRISYKNDAYFLQDLSLELLFPESFGFITYQGSLSTPPCSETVTWILIDRALNITSLQMHSLRLLSQNPPSQIFQSLSGNGRPLQPLAHRALRGNRDPRHPERRCRGPNYRLHVDGAPHGR